The genomic interval CGGGACCGGGGACCCGGGTTCGATCTGGATTCGGTGCCTGGCGACCGTATGGGCGTACGAGAATCAATCATCGGCCGTATGCAGCGCAACGGCGGTACGGCGAGGCTGCGTTCCGCGCCCGACGGGGGCACGGAAGTCGAGCTTGAGATGGAGAGGGCGGCGGACGCATGACCGAGGCAAGCGGGGCAAGCGGGGACGGCGTGGAGCGCAGGGTACGAGTGGTGCTGGTGGACGACCACCGGATGTTCCGTACGGGCGTGCAGGCGGAGATCGGCCAGACCGAGACGACGGGCGTCGAGGTCGTCGGCGAGGCCGCCGACGTCGACCAGGCGGTCACCGTCATCACGGCGACACGGCCCGAGGTCGTCCTGCTCGACGTACATCTCCCGGGCGGCGGCGGCGTCGAAGTCCTGCGCCGCTGCGCGCCGATGATGGGGGCGGCGGAGAATGCGGTGCGCTTCCTGGCCCTGTCGGTGTCGGACGCGGCGGAGGACGTGATCGGCGTGATCCGGGGCGGGGCGCGCGGCTACGTCACGAAGACCATCACGGGCGCGGACCTGGTGGACTCCATCTTCCGCGTCCAGGACGGCGACGCGGTCTTCTCACCGCGCCTTGCGGGCTTCGTACTCGACGCGTTCGCTTCGACGGACGCGCCGCCGGTGGACGAGGACCTGGACCGGCTGACGCAGCGGGAGAGGGAGGTGCTGCGGCTGATCGCGCGTGGTTACGCGTACAAGGAGATCGCGAAGCAGCTCTTCATCTCGGTGAAGACGGTCGAGTCGCATGTGTCCGCGGTCCTGCGCAAGCTGCAGCTGTCGAACAGGCATGAGCTGACGCGCTGGGCGACGGCCCGCCGCCTGGTCTGACGTATCTGATCTGTCCGACCCGTCTGACCTGTTTGACCTATTCCAGGTGCTTACGGGCATCCATCAGGGCAAAGCCGAGGAGGTTGAGCCCGCGCCAGGTGGCGGCCGATGCGGCCCGTTCGTCGTCGGCTGCGAGGCCGATGCCCCAGACCCGGTCGAGGGGGCTGGCTTCGACCAGGACGCGGTTGCGGGTCGCGCCGAGGTACTCACGCAGTGCGTCGTGCCGGCCGAACTTGGCGATGTTGCCGCGCACGACGATGCCGTAGCGGTGCTCGCGCCACGTCTTCTCGTCGAAGTTGCGGATCCGGCGGCCCAGGGCCTTGGCCTCGGCGGGATGCTTGGTGTCGAGAACCTTGGTGGCGATTGCGGGATCGTCGAACAGCCACGCCTTGTGGGCCATCATGTAGTGCTCGGCGGAGCGGTAGGTGTGGCCGTCCTCGACGAAGTCCACGGGCCACCACTGGCTGAGACAGCCGGGACCGGCGGCGGCGCCGCGGGTGGGCCGGTGGCCCCAGAAGTAGTGGTAGCGGAGGGGCCGTTCGGTGCTCTGTTCTGCTGCGATGGCCTCCTCTACGGACATGGGAAGCGGTGTGTGACGGTCGTTCAACATTGACGCACCGTTACATACCTGCGCCGACGGCCTCAAGCGAATTGACCTCGAACCACACCGTTTTGCTGATCCTGCACGCACGCAACTGGTGCGCCCCACCCACTGAGCCGCGCGCCCAGGCAGCGAAAGCCGAGCGGCGAATTCAGCTGCTCCGGGGCCCGGCTCCCGGGGGCGGCCCCACAGCAGAAGCAACCAACGCCCCCGGCCGGCGCGCGACTGATGTCAGTTGCAGCAGTCGCACCCAGTACGGCAGCCACAGCCATCGGCCTCGGCCTGCGGCGGCGCCGGCACAGCGGCGGCGGCGGGGGCTGCGCAGCAGGTTTTGCCCTGCCAGGCGTCCCTCCCCTCCTTGGCCGCCACCGCTGCGATCGCGAGCGCCGCGATCGGGTCGGCCCATGACCAGCCCAGGGTGGCGTTGAGTACCAGGCCGACCAGCAGTACGGCCGACAAGTACGTGCACAGCAGGGTCTGCTTCGAATCGGCGACCGCCGACGCCGAGCCGAGTTCGCGCCCCGCCCTGCGCTGGGCGGCCGACAGGACCGGCATCACCGCCAGCGACAGGGCGGCGAGCACGATGCCGGGGACGGAGCGCTCGGCCTCGCCGGTGCCGGCCAGTGCGCGTACGGCGTCGAACGTGACGTAGGTGGCCAGCGCGAAGAACGACACGGCGATGATCCGCAGCGTGGTCTTCTCCCGCGCCTCGCGCACGGCATGATCACGGGCGGAGAACTGCCAGGCGACCGCCGCGGCGGAGGAGACCTCGACGACCGAGTCCAGGCCGAACCCGACCAGGGCGGTGGAAGAGGCGATCGTGCCCGCGGTGATGGCCACAGCCGCCTCGACGAGGTTATAGGTGATCGTGGCGGCAACCAGTATTCGTACACGGCGAGTGAGCGCATCCCGGCGGGTCGGCGCCGGACCGGTGGATGTCTCCGCGCTCATG from Streptomyces spiramyceticus carries:
- a CDS encoding LuxR C-terminal-related transcriptional regulator, with amino-acid sequence MTEASGASGDGVERRVRVVLVDDHRMFRTGVQAEIGQTETTGVEVVGEAADVDQAVTVITATRPEVVLLDVHLPGGGGVEVLRRCAPMMGAAENAVRFLALSVSDAAEDVIGVIRGGARGYVTKTITGADLVDSIFRVQDGDAVFSPRLAGFVLDAFASTDAPPVDEDLDRLTQREREVLRLIARGYAYKEIAKQLFISVKTVESHVSAVLRKLQLSNRHELTRWATARRLV
- a CDS encoding cation transporter, with product MSAETSTGPAPTRRDALTRRVRILVAATITYNLVEAAVAITAGTIASSTALVGFGLDSVVEVSSAAAVAWQFSARDHAVREAREKTTLRIIAVSFFALATYVTFDAVRALAGTGEAERSVPGIVLAALSLAVMPVLSAAQRRAGRELGSASAVADSKQTLLCTYLSAVLLVGLVLNATLGWSWADPIAALAIAAVAAKEGRDAWQGKTCCAAPAAAAVPAPPQAEADGCGCRTGCDCCN
- a CDS encoding NADAR family protein — its product is MSVEEAIAAEQSTERPLRYHYFWGHRPTRGAAAGPGCLSQWWPVDFVEDGHTYRSAEHYMMAHKAWLFDDPAIATKVLDTKHPAEAKALGRRIRNFDEKTWREHRYGIVVRGNIAKFGRHDALREYLGATRNRVLVEASPLDRVWGIGLAADDERAASAATWRGLNLLGFALMDARKHLE